A DNA window from Hevea brasiliensis isolate MT/VB/25A 57/8 unplaced genomic scaffold, ASM3005281v1 Scaf7, whole genome shotgun sequence contains the following coding sequences:
- the LOC110658034 gene encoding transcription factor bHLH94 yields the protein MALEAVVYQQDLFGHSSKELYNLLGGSWSYDDFSLEKEDYDKACSFNSFLENQSENFLHGDWKCSSPPPPSVFSHFSEMRQINTSPDAENAKNGLTTAASATDHLLDHSPSSTMPAARAKRRRSRSRKNKEEIENQRMTHIAVERNRRKQMNEYLSVLRSLMPESYVQRGDQASIIGGAINFVKELEQRLQLLGGKKETKEKSNGGGEVTSLPFSEFFTFPQYSIMTSSTRSENSVAAVNETMSATQSSASIADIEVTMVESHANLKIRLKRRPKQLLKVVSGLHTMRLTILHLNVTTLHQIVLYSISVKVEDDCKLSSVDEIATAVNEMLGRIQEEYSMMN from the exons ATGGCACTAGAGGCTGTGGTGTATCAACAAGACCTGTTTGGTCACAGTAGCAAAGAACTCTACAATTTGCTAGGAGGGAGTTGGAGCTATGATGACTTTAGCCTGGAAAAGGAAGATTATGATAAAGCTTGCTCTTTTAATAGTTTTCTCGAGAATCAATCAGAAAATTTCCTTCATGGGGATTGGAAGTGCTCTTCTCCACCACCACCTTCTGTGTTCTCTCATTTCAGTGAAATGCGACAAATTAACACATCCCCAGATGCTGAAAATGCCAAAAATGGACTAACTACTGCTGCTTCTGCTACTGATCACTTATTGGATCACTCTCCCTCATCCACGATGCCTGCTGCTCGAGCCAAGAGACGTCGATCCAGGAGTAGAAAAAACAAAGAAGAGATCGAGAATCAGAGAATGACTCACATTGCGGTCGAGCGCAATCGAAGAAAGCAAATGAATGAGTATCTCTCCGTTCTTCGATCTTTAATGCCTGAATCTTACGTTCAAAGG GGTGATCAAGCATCAATTATTGGAGGGGCCATTAATTTTGTGAAGGAGCTGGAGCAACGCTTGCAATTGCTTGGTGGGAAGAaagaaacaaaggaaaaatctaaTGGTGGAGGAGAAGTCACTTCGCTGCCTTTCTCTGAATTCTTTACATTCCCACAGTACTCAATTATGACGAGTTCAACTCGGAGCGAAAACTCGGTGGCAGCAGTGAATGAAACAATGAGTGCGACACAGTCTTCTGCAAGTATAGCAGATATAGAAGTGACCATGGTGGAGAGTCATGCAAACCTCAAAATTAGATTGAAAAGGAGACCAAAGCAGCTTCTGAAAGTTGTTTCTGGGTTACATACTATGCGTCTCACTATCCTTCACCTGAATGTCACAACTCTTCACCAAATTGTCCTTTATTCTATAAGTGTTAAG GTTGAAGATGATTGCAAGCTGAGTTCAGTGGATGAGATTGCCACAGCAGTGAATGAGATGCTAGGTAGGATTCAAGAAGAGTATTCTATGATGAATTGA